The DNA region AGATAGTACTATTTATGTTCGGACATCTGCTCGCGAATTTACCTTTAAAACCACAATAGATATACTGAGAAAATACTTTCCATCTTCATCTTGGAAGGAAAATATTACCTCAGAACCCTTTGTGCGAAAAACTCAGACACATTTATTTGGTGATTCCACGGAAAAACCTGGCGAAAAAGATATAATTCTCACAACAAAATAATCCCTAATGGAAGACTCTTAGGAATACAACTTATAACGCTCTAAAAATCTATTGGCAATACGCCATTCTCATATTTTGTTAGATCAAGTTACCCAAAAACAGAAAAGGGGTCATTTGATAGCTTTTTATCACAGAACTGCATCGGAAATTTTGAGCAGAAACATCAAATGAGAAAGATCAGGGTCACAAATCCCTCCTACAAACGCTACACCAGAGTAGTGTGGCTGAAAACGGAGTTTTAATTCCCTTACCAACCGCCTGCTGATAATTGACAACCAATACCCAAACCTCCTTAATTCTCAGTTGACATCCATTCGCCTGATATGTTATTATTTCCATACACTCGGAAATTATCCATGCCCCAAAGGATAAAGTCTCCTGACTATGAGAGAGCAACGCACGCTTTTCGATCTGACACAAGATGGTCTGGTCATCGGTGAAAAGATTCAGCACATTTATCCTGAATTTGATGTGTCTGCCTTCGTTTCGGATGTCCGGATGGAGATGGAGGGGCAGACGATCTATAACGTGACGAATGCCATTGGGCGCGTCCTACACCAGTATCTGCCACGGGATTATCCCGATGCGCTTGCTGTCTTGATGGATTTCGTTGAGCTGGAGGCACCACCGGAACCCGCTCGACATCCCACTGCCGAAACTGAGACGAGTCTGAGACCGATTGCCCATTTTATCAGCCTGTACGGGTTAGTGGATTTCGACGCATCTCTGGACGCTTTCTGCGAACTCTCAAAACATCGGTGTACGCGTGGTGGGGAAATTCGGGAATTTATTATCAAGGACGCGGATCGGTGTTTTGAACGTTTCGGTGAATGGGTTACGGACGAAAACGCAAATCTCCGTCTGTTTGTGGCAACATCGCTTTGCATGCGTGGCACTTGGCAGAAATGGCTGCGTCCGTTTATTGAGGACCCACAACCGATCTTGGCACTTCTGGAGACACTCAAAGACGATCCGGATGCACGTGTTCGGGAGCAGGTCGCTACAGATATGCGCGACATCGTTAAGGAGTATCCAGAGGCGGGGTATGCCACGTTGGAGCGGTGGGGTCAGGACGGTAAAGCGGAAACGGAGAAGATTCTCAAGCAGGCACTTAAATATCAGATGAAGATTGGCGACAAACGCGCTTTTAAACTCCTCGGTCTCGGAGCAGTGCCGAAGTTAGGCAAGGCAGACCTTACACTCACCGAACTGCAATCTGAACATTTGGTGCTTCCTATCAACGAAGCGTTTCGTTTTTCGTTCAGCCTGCAAAGCACGTCTGATGCGGATCAGACGATCCTGACGTATTACGTTGTTGCTTATAAACGTCCATCAGGACATATCACGCGTAAACGCTATCGGCTCAGTCAACGGAAGTTGAAGTCGAGACAGCGTGTTGCGTACGAAAAGTCTCTGTTTCCGTTGCCGTCGCTGAAGCAGTACGATGACGGCAAAGCGTGTCTTGGGTGGCACCGTTTTGAATTGGAGGTCAACGGTGATGTGCGTGGCGGTTTTGATTTTGAGGTGACCGCGCCAAAAGATCGGAGAAATGTTTAGGGTTTATTAACCTAATAACGATTTAGCATTGGAAGAAACCCCCTAAATCCCCCTTATCAGGGGGACTTTAAAAAACAGTGCGTAAGTCCTGCTATTATCGGGAAATGGGACACAAAAATGGCTATTAACGGGATCTTTTTTGACTTATACGGGACACTCTTGGTGTACGGAAATATGGATGTCGCATGGTCTGATTGGCTGAACGAATTTCATAAACAACTCAGATTGCACGGATTGACGTGTTCAGTAGAATCATTTGCGAAAACGTGCGATCAGTTTTTCGGTAAAAGCGAACCAACACCGCGACAACACAATATGACGGTGTTTGAACAACGTATCCAAAACCTCTGCTTGGATTTAGATCTGACTCTAACTTCTGAAGATATAACAGAGATCGCAAACAAAATTGCCAGTGCTTGGCAAAAACATATAGTGCTCGATGCTGAGGCATTAGACGTACTGCAAATACTACACCGTTCCAAAAAACTCGCTCTCATTTCCAATTTCGATCATCCACCGCACGTTCATTCTGTTCTCAGTAAACTCGGTCTGACGGATTTTTTTGATTCGGTTGTTATCTCCGGTGAAGTGGGTGTCAAGAAACCGGATCCACGCATATTTGACTCGGCTTTTGCACAGACGGGAATGAAGCCTGAACAGGTCGTTTATATTGGGGACACGGAAGACGATACGGAAGCTGCTCGCGCTGCGGGTATTGTACCGATAGTGATACAAAGGGAAAATGAGGGCAATGCGTTTGATTTCAGCGTCAATAAAGATAGTTCGGAGGGAAAAGAATTCGCACTTGATGTGAGGACAATAACGAAACTATCGGAACTTACAACTTTGTGAGATTGTGGGATCCGCGACGAACGGGCTGCTATATTACGGGAAGGCGAGGATACAATCCTCGCCAGCGGCGGTGAGGGTTTCAGTGCGGTTGCAAACCGCACCTACTGGTCTGGGATCCGAGGATGTGTTTTTCTTGAATTGACACCTATGATATTATCCATATAAGAAGCCTCTTGGCTGATGGCTGACAGCCGACAGCCGAAATGAAAGGAGTCTTTATACATGACAGGTGAAGAGAAATTCAAAGTAGACCTTGAGGGGTATCTCGTTATAAAGAATGTTTTGACCGACGACGAGGTCGCTGAGATGAACGAGATTATTGATAACGGAGATCGTCAAGGACCGCCGAGTCTTTGGGGTGAACCGTTTAAGCGGCTCATTGACCATCCGAAAATTCTGCCCTATCTGATTGAATTACTGGGTTCGCATGTCCGACTCGATCATGATTACTCCCTCTTTATGGAGAAAGGGCAAGGACGCGGTGGATTACACGGCGGTGAGGATGGCGGACGCGCCGGTGGACACGTCGGTGATCACTGGTATAAGTATCGGGACGGACATATACGGAATGGGTTGTCCGTGATGACGTATAATCTGGCGGATGCTCCGGCAGGTGCGGGTGGGTTTGCTTGTATCCCAGCGAGCCATAAGAGTAATTTCGTACCGGAAATTCCGTCAGAGGTTCGGCGATTTGAGCGTCCGGCGCACTATGTCGTCCAGCCGCCCGTCGAGGCGGGAGATGTGCTGTTTTTCACGGAGGCACTCATTCACGGGACGATGCCGTGGACAGCGGAACATGAACGGCGGTCGTTGCTCTATAAATACAGCCCTGGACATTCCGCGTGGTCGAGCAATTACTACGACATTAGCAAATACGAGGGGTTGACGGAACAACAGAAACGGATGTTGATGCCGCCATCTATCGGCAGACGACCGCCAGTTGTTGATTCGGAATGAAGAAATATGGCTGAAAGCCAAGTGAAAGGATTATCTATTATGACAGGCGAAGAGAAATTTCAGGTAGACCTTGAAGGGTATCTCGTTATAAAAAATGTCTTGACTGATGCCGAAATCGCTGAGATGAACGATATTATTGATAATGGTGAACGTCAGGGACCGCCAAGCCTCTGGGGTGAACCTTTTAAGCGATTGATTGATCATCCGAAAATTCTGCCGTATCTTATTGACCTATTGGGTCCGCATGTCCGACTTGACCATGACTATGCCATTTTCATGGAAAAAGGTCAAAGTGGTGGCAGATTGCACGGCGGTGAAGATGGTGGTAGACCTGGTGGTAATGAGGGGGATCACTGGTATAAATACCGAGATGGTATCATGCGGAACGGGTTATGTGTGATGACATATAATCTGGCGGATGCCCCGGAAGGTGCGGGCGGATTCGCCTGTATTCCGGGAAGTCATAAGAGCAACTTCTTAAGGGAAATCCCGTCAGATGTACGGCAATTTGAACGCCCAACGCACTATGTCGTTCAACCGGCTCTGGCAGCAGGGGATGTGCTATTCTTCACTGAGGCACTCATTCATGGAACGATGCCGTGGACAGCAGGTCATCAACGCCGGTCGTTGCTCTATAAATATAGTCCGGGACACTCCGCGTGGGCGGGGAACTACTATGATATTAGCAAATACGACGGATTGACGGAGCAACAGAAACGGATGTTGATGCCACCATCTATCGGTAGACGGCCGCCAGTTGTTGATTCAGAATGAAGAAATTCGGACATTCGGACAGTTATAAACATGCCGCCCTTACAGGGCTTAGGGTTTTGGTTAAAAACGCTGCTATAAACATGCCGTCCCTCTGGGACTAAAGAGGGTTCTTAAGCATTAAAGGTTTATGACTAAAATCCGGCGCAGTTGGAAACAGCACCTACCGGACTGGGACCACGACGGTTATTTGCTCTAAAATTGACACTTATGGGGCAGTTATAAATCGAACCTGCCGTTATTAACCAATTGCTGATGGCTGACAGCCAATTGAAAGGATTATCTATTATGACAGGTGAAGAAAAATTTCAGGTAGACCTTGAAGGGTATCTCGTCATAAAGAACGTCTTGACTGAGGATGAAGTCGCTGAGATGAACGATATCATCGATAACAGCGAACGTCAGGGACCGCCGAGTCTCTGGGGTGAACCTTTTAAGCGACTGATTGATCATCCGAAAATCCTTCCGTATCTCCTTGACCTACTGGGTCCGCACGTGCGTCTCGACCATGATTACGCCATCTTCATGGAGGCAGGTCCCCATATTAATGGCTTGCACGGTGGCGAAGATGGTGGTGGACCCGGCGGTCCCGAAGCGGATCACTGGTATAAATACCGAGATGGTATCATGCGGAACGGATTGTCTGTGATGACTTACAATCTGGCGGATGCGCCGGAAGGCGCGGGTGGATTCTCCTGTATTCCGGGCAGCCATAAGAGCAACTTTTTGCGGGACATCCCGACAGAGGTGCGGCGATTTGAGCGTCCTGCACACTACGTCGTCCAACCTGCTCTGGAGGCGGGGGATGTCGTCTTTTTCACAGAGGCACTCGTTCATGGAACGATGCCGTGGACAGCAAAACATCAACGGCGGTCGCTGCTCTATAAGTATAGCCCTGGACACTCCTCATGGTCGAACACCTACTATGACATTAGTAAATACGGCGAATTGAGCGAACAGCAGAAGCGAATGTTGTTGCCGCCTTCTATTGGCAATCGTCCGCGCGTCGTTGATGGTTAAATAAGGAAAGTGTAAATGGCAAAGGTTCAACTTACTGGAAATCAGAGTGATTTTCTTAAAGTCGTTGTTGCGGCGGCAGGGCGTGGGGAACTTGATACTGTTCGCGAACTACTTGATGATAATCCCGCTTGGATTCATACTGTTGGCTCACACGGTCGGACGATGTTGTGGGAGGCGGCGTATCGCGGGAAATTGGAGATGGTTCAATTCCTGCTTGAACGAGGTGCCGATATAAATCTGCCGGGTTGCTATCACATCCAGCATCGCCTTGAGATAACGCCCTACTGCGTGGCGCGCTACGAAGGGCGCGATAGCGTAGCAGACTATCTACTTGAGCAGGGCGCGACAATTGACATCCATACCGCCGCCTATCTCGGAGACTATGATAAGGTCCACTCACACCTCGATAACGACCCACGTCTCGTTAACAAAGGATATCTTCAGGCAGTGATGCTACCGGCTGGGAAGCCTCACACCTTTGAACACCGCGAAACGGCGTGGGCAACTCCGCTCTGTTATGCCATCAGGGGCGGAGTTCCGGCAATCGTTGAACTGCTTATCTCACGAGGTGCAACCATCGAACCCTATAGTGAACGCTTTCTGGATTATGCCGTCTCAGGGAATCGGATAGAGATTACAACGTTGTTACTCGAAAACGGAGCGGATCCGAACAAAGTCCCACGTATCTTGGACGACGGTTCCGAAATGAGCGTGCTGCTCAAAAGTTACGGTGTCCCACCCAAAGACATAAACGCTCAGAACGATATGGGCTGGCCCCCACTCGTTTACGCCTGCCGCGGCGACAACGGGGAACATCCAAGCGCAGTTTTGAGGCTTTTATATCTCGGTGCGGATATCGATGTTCGGAACTACAAAGGAAAAACGGCGTTGCATTGTGCAGCGAAGGCAGGTTTTCTTAGCGTCATTGATCTGCTTATCGAAAAAGGTGCCACGATTGATGCACCCGATAACAATGGCGAAACAGCGTTGTTTGAGGCAATCCGATCGACGATAAAGGATGGTGAAAAACAGCGTGCTGCTATAGAGGCGTTGCTTGTTAAAGGTGCGAATCCGAACCTTAAGAATGGGAAAGGTTTGACCCCGCTGCAAGTGGCGCAGCGGATGCGACGGGCGGATGCTGGGAAAATTGTTGAATTGTTGCGGAAGTATGAGGCGGTTTAGAGGTGAAACCCAACATTTCATAATGCTGTTGGGTTTCACTCGGTTCTTGGGACATATAACAGGACGTTAAGTTTGGTGTGTGTTTGGGATACACCCCTGATTTTCAACGCCGTTCAACCCAACCTACAAGACTTAAGATGCACTACACCCGCGAGAGACTCATTCAAGGTTTTACCGATCTCGGCATCGAAAAAGGGGATACACTTTTTATTCATTCGTCCTTCAAGAGTTTGGGACCTGTTGAGGGTGGTGCTGGTACGGTAATCTCTGCGCTCGAAGCGATTATCGGACAGAGCGGGCTGATTCTGATGCCGACTTTTAGTCTTTTACCGAGTCGGGAAGAACGCGTTGCGGCGTGGGATGTTGCGACAACTCCGTCTACGGTGGGATGGCTGACGGAGTTTTTTCGGCAGATGCCCGGTACCTATCGCTCTGACCACTATTCTCACGCCGTTGCTGCGCGTGGGAAAGATGCGGAGATGTTTGTGTCCGATCATCTTCGACGCGAAGGCCACCAATCACCGTGGGATCATCACCCGTGGGGCAAGACTTATGGCACGCATTCGCCGATGTTTCGTGCTTACAAGGCGAACGCTAAACTCCTCATGATTGGCGTTGACTATCAGACTTCGACCTATATCCATCTCGTTGAGGTTATCCATTGGAATAAACGCCTTGCTGACGATACGCAGGCACAGTTTGCCGGATTGAACCGTCCAAAACTTGGTGAATTCTGGGAAGGACTGGGTCAGTTGAAGCGAGGTCCGGTGGGGGATTCGGATTGTCGGTTGTTTCACATTAAGACGTATGTAGACACACTTCTGGAAGAGGTTGAGCGCAATTCTGAGCCTTATGTCGGATGAACCCCATTAAGTTTGGCATTTCCCTACTCTTCTTGACTTGTTGCTATCATTTCGATATCAAATCCCTCTTTGCGAATACGCTGGTCAAAATAAAGGAGCGTACAACCGATAACCCAAATCGGGATTGTAAACGTATCAACACCTAAATTAATAAGGTACATCAGCGCATAGGAGAGACGCAACTCCTCAAGATTTGTTGGCAGTTCCCACAGGCTCATCCATCGTACAGTTTCCAAAAAACCGCCCATTCCCTCAAGCCCGGTTAGAACAAGTAGGAACGCAAAAACAGCACGGAGTACAAAACCAATAGCGAGAGGCAGGAGGAAAATCGCGAGTACCGTGCCAACGACGCGCCACCGTCTCCCTCTGATGAGCTCACGGCTGCGTCTTAACCCAGCCCGTATGGACCTTCCCTCTAACGAAACAGTAGAAACGAAGAAACTCCAGTAAGGTAGAAAGAAACCGGCAAGGCAAACTATTGTGGTGACAAAGACGAACTGAATAGTGAAATTCAAGAGAAAAGCATTTATACTGCGTAGATCATCTACAGTGCTTATATAAGACTGTATGAGTAGCATGAACAGAATGTTGGCGAACAATACGCAAAGAAACGCGAGTAATCCGAATAAAAGCGAACCAATGAAGCAGGGTAAAAATCGAGGCATCGCTTGTCTTAGCGCAGCACCGACTCTAATGTTTCTACTCAAATAGGCTTCGGTACTGGCAAACACGAGTCCACTTACTACGACAATAAAAACACCGAAGATAACACTGACAGTAGAAATCCAGATTGCTATTTTCGCGCCTCTTCCAACCGAATCGTCAAGAAAAACGATTGAAATCACAATGAGGATCGCAATGAAGTAACCGGAGGCTATCGCAAGAAACGGTAAGAAATGCGCACGATAGAGGCTGAATATGGCATCCAGTAGATCTCCAAACCCCATTGGACGTAGTTTTTGAGGTTCATTATTGAGTTGTGATGGATCGGTCTGTTCTGACATTTCTATTTTCTCAACAAAGGTTTTTTTATGATCGGTGCTTTAGGTTGTCTTTGACATTTTAAGTATGTAAACTTCCTCTAAAAATTTATCGTAGTTGATTGAACCACTCGCCCCCATTTTTTCAACAATTGGGCTGCCGATGGCACTCGCCAACGCTGCACGTCGATCCTCAGAGAGCTTGGCGCGACGGGTGAGATATTCGCATATTGTACGCGTTTCTGCCTCCGTGACTAACGCCGGTTGGATCCAAGCATCATACATAAGTTCTTGTGATGAAACGCTGTATGAACCGGCTTGAGGAAGCGTCAACTCCGTGCGTACGGTTTTAATAACAAGTGTCCCTGCAGCCAAATCCCCTAATCGTTGCCAATTTTTGTTCAGCAACATAACAAGTAGACCTACGCCGTAAAAGAGGGGGAGAAAATCGGCGATCCGCACCAGATTACGGATTGCAGAATCAGCGAAACTAATCGGGTATCCGCCTTCTTTAATAACGCGCAAACCGAGCACACGCTTTCCGAGCGATTGCCCATTCGTGGTAACCTCAAATACCATGTAGTAGCCCCAGTTGAGTGCGAAGACAATGACACCGCCCAACGCGCTAAGCCACTTGCCGAGAATATCTCCAAGCTCCGAGATAAAACGCTCGTTAACGTAGTATCCCATAACCGCAACCAGTAAGAGCAATAAAAAGTCAATAAGTGCTGCATAGAAACGCGAGCCAATACCTGCTTGTTGGAAGTTGATGTCGATCTGTTCTGGCGTTTCTACGGATAATTGTTCATTCATTTGTGGAAGCGAGTCCCTTTCTGAGCAAAAAGGTTGATTTTTGATGCAAAATGTTGTCTAATTATGTTAGGACTTACGCAAATTGAACAGAGTCTGGATATATTTTCCTGAAAAGACATGATTTCATTGTATTTAACCCCCTAAATCCCCCTTATCAGGGGGACTTTAAGAGAAAATGCGTAAGTCTTACATGTTATAGGTGATTTGTTCATCTCAATTATAACGCAATTTCAATAAAGCCTACAATAATGTTATCTACAGAATTCATCGCTAAAAAGCAGAAAACGTGGGACGAACTTGAAGTACTTCTAAACCATTCACGCGGCGCGAGTGCGAGAGAACTTGACCGGCTTGGGTATCTATACCGGCGCGTTACGTCCGATTTAGCGGTCGCACGTCGTGATTTCCCACAAGATCAGTGTGTCCCGTATCTGAACGCGCTTGCATCACGTGCGCACTCTAAGGTCTACCAAACCTCTCCTTTCAAGCGCGGTACCTTTTGGAGTTTCTTCCACTTCGGTTTCCCTACACTATTCCGAGAGAACCTTAGTTTCATTGGAGCATCGTTTCTGATGTTTGTCCTCGCGTTCGTTGGAGCCTATTGGATCGCTCTGGCAACACCTGAACTCGCAGAAAAACTCATTCCTAACCGCTACCTATCTCACATTAAAGAGTTAGAAGGAGGCGCGTGGAACGATACATCAGCGGAAAATCGAAATCTATTTGCCTCCTTTGTCATGACGAATAACATTCGGGTCGCTTTCTATGCCTTTGCGTGGGGCATCACATTTATGATAGGCACTGTTTATATCTTAGTCCTCAACGGTGTTCTCATCGGTGCGATTGCCGGATTGTGTCACCTTCACGGAGCTGCGCTGTCGCTCTGGTCGTTTGTGTCACCGCACGGCTATATTGAATTGACAACGATTTTTATTGCTGGTGGTGCCGGGTTGAAACTGGGATATTCACTCATCGCACCGTCGCTATTTACGCGGAAGCGTGCTTTGACGGATGCTGCGAAAACGGCTATCCGTTTGCTTGCTGGATGCGTCGCGCTGCTCGTTGTTGCTGGGATTATTGAGGGTTTTGTGTCGCCTTCCAGTTTACCACGCGTTTTCAAAATCGGATTTGGTGCTGCAACGGGGGTTTTACTGTTTATCTACCTCTTTGCAATGAAAGCCCCTGATGCTAATACATCCGCACCTTGACAGAAAAAGCGTTGGGTTCACTCGTTTCTTTGTGACTTGAAGTTTCCTGAAAGTTTGAAGATTCTACACGCAATATGCCTACTTTTTGAAGTTCCGTTCAACCCAACCTACAGTGTTGGGTTTCACTCGTTTTTCTATGACCTGAAGTTTCCTGAAAGTTTGAAGGTTCTACATTCAATATGCCTGCTTTTTAAAGTTCCGTTCAACCCAACCTACAATGAAGTCCTCATCTCTACAAACAAGGGCATTCAAATCCGAGACTTCGCTTTAAGTTCCAAGTATTTATTTACCACTGCCATCGTCAACTGATGCGCAGGTACATCAATTGTGATGACCCCTTGACGGCGCAGGATCTCTAACGTCGCATGTTTCTCATGCAATAGACGCTCGGCAATGGCTTTCTGATACATTGATTTGGAATCCGCAGGTGCCTGCTCCGCCAATTCGACGATGCCGGAATCCGTCAAGGTTACGCAAGCGACAAGGTGATGTCTGGAGAGTTGTGCGACATAGGCGGCGACACCCTCGGCAGAATCCTTGTCCAGAATATCGGTGAAAAGGATAATGAGGGCACGTTTTCGCTGTTTTGACGCGAGGTATTTGAACGCCGTTTCAAAGTCCGCTTCAACGGTATGAACCGGTAACGCATAGATCGTTTCCAGCATCGTAAGAAACTGCTTTTTGCCCGGCTTCGGGGCAAGATACTGATGGACAGTATCCGCGAA from Candidatus Poribacteria bacterium includes:
- a CDS encoding HAD family hydrolase, which encodes MAINGIFFDLYGTLLVYGNMDVAWSDWLNEFHKQLRLHGLTCSVESFAKTCDQFFGKSEPTPRQHNMTVFEQRIQNLCLDLDLTLTSEDITEIANKIASAWQKHIVLDAEALDVLQILHRSKKLALISNFDHPPHVHSVLSKLGLTDFFDSVVISGEVGVKKPDPRIFDSAFAQTGMKPEQVVYIGDTEDDTEAARAAGIVPIVIQRENEGNAFDFSVNKDSSEGKEFALDVRTITKLSELTTL
- a CDS encoding phytanoyl-CoA dioxygenase family protein, which encodes MTGEEKFKVDLEGYLVIKNVLTDDEVAEMNEIIDNGDRQGPPSLWGEPFKRLIDHPKILPYLIELLGSHVRLDHDYSLFMEKGQGRGGLHGGEDGGRAGGHVGDHWYKYRDGHIRNGLSVMTYNLADAPAGAGGFACIPASHKSNFVPEIPSEVRRFERPAHYVVQPPVEAGDVLFFTEALIHGTMPWTAEHERRSLLYKYSPGHSAWSSNYYDISKYEGLTEQQKRMLMPPSIGRRPPVVDSE
- a CDS encoding phytanoyl-CoA dioxygenase family protein — protein: MAESQVKGLSIMTGEEKFQVDLEGYLVIKNVLTDAEIAEMNDIIDNGERQGPPSLWGEPFKRLIDHPKILPYLIDLLGPHVRLDHDYAIFMEKGQSGGRLHGGEDGGRPGGNEGDHWYKYRDGIMRNGLCVMTYNLADAPEGAGGFACIPGSHKSNFLREIPSDVRQFERPTHYVVQPALAAGDVLFFTEALIHGTMPWTAGHQRRSLLYKYSPGHSAWAGNYYDISKYDGLTEQQKRMLMPPSIGRRPPVVDSE
- a CDS encoding phytanoyl-CoA dioxygenase family protein; translated protein: MTGEEKFQVDLEGYLVIKNVLTEDEVAEMNDIIDNSERQGPPSLWGEPFKRLIDHPKILPYLLDLLGPHVRLDHDYAIFMEAGPHINGLHGGEDGGGPGGPEADHWYKYRDGIMRNGLSVMTYNLADAPEGAGGFSCIPGSHKSNFLRDIPTEVRRFERPAHYVVQPALEAGDVVFFTEALVHGTMPWTAKHQRRSLLYKYSPGHSSWSNTYYDISKYGELSEQQKRMLLPPSIGNRPRVVDG
- a CDS encoding ankyrin repeat domain-containing protein is translated as MAKVQLTGNQSDFLKVVVAAAGRGELDTVRELLDDNPAWIHTVGSHGRTMLWEAAYRGKLEMVQFLLERGADINLPGCYHIQHRLEITPYCVARYEGRDSVADYLLEQGATIDIHTAAYLGDYDKVHSHLDNDPRLVNKGYLQAVMLPAGKPHTFEHRETAWATPLCYAIRGGVPAIVELLISRGATIEPYSERFLDYAVSGNRIEITTLLLENGADPNKVPRILDDGSEMSVLLKSYGVPPKDINAQNDMGWPPLVYACRGDNGEHPSAVLRLLYLGADIDVRNYKGKTALHCAAKAGFLSVIDLLIEKGATIDAPDNNGETALFEAIRSTIKDGEKQRAAIEALLVKGANPNLKNGKGLTPLQVAQRMRRADAGKIVELLRKYEAV
- a CDS encoding AAC(3) family N-acetyltransferase, with the protein product MGYTPDFQRRSTQPTRLKMHYTRERLIQGFTDLGIEKGDTLFIHSSFKSLGPVEGGAGTVISALEAIIGQSGLILMPTFSLLPSREERVAAWDVATTPSTVGWLTEFFRQMPGTYRSDHYSHAVAARGKDAEMFVSDHLRREGHQSPWDHHPWGKTYGTHSPMFRAYKANAKLLMIGVDYQTSTYIHLVEVIHWNKRLADDTQAQFAGLNRPKLGEFWEGLGQLKRGPVGDSDCRLFHIKTYVDTLLEEVERNSEPYVG
- a CDS encoding RDD family protein encodes the protein MNEQLSVETPEQIDINFQQAGIGSRFYAALIDFLLLLLVAVMGYYVNERFISELGDILGKWLSALGGVIVFALNWGYYMVFEVTTNGQSLGKRVLGLRVIKEGGYPISFADSAIRNLVRIADFLPLFYGVGLLVMLLNKNWQRLGDLAAGTLVIKTVRTELTLPQAGSYSVSSQELMYDAWIQPALVTEAETRTICEYLTRRAKLSEDRRAALASAIGSPIVEKMGASGSINYDKFLEEVYILKMSKTT
- a CDS encoding stage II sporulation protein M: MLSTEFIAKKQKTWDELEVLLNHSRGASARELDRLGYLYRRVTSDLAVARRDFPQDQCVPYLNALASRAHSKVYQTSPFKRGTFWSFFHFGFPTLFRENLSFIGASFLMFVLAFVGAYWIALATPELAEKLIPNRYLSHIKELEGGAWNDTSAENRNLFASFVMTNNIRVAFYAFAWGITFMIGTVYILVLNGVLIGAIAGLCHLHGAALSLWSFVSPHGYIELTTIFIAGGAGLKLGYSLIAPSLFTRKRALTDAAKTAIRLLAGCVALLVVAGIIEGFVSPSSLPRVFKIGFGAATGVLLFIYLFAMKAPDANTSAP